A single Candidatus Rubidus massiliensis DNA region contains:
- a CDS encoding H+ Antiporter protein yields the protein MNTISSDNWKKYIWLWLPHTALIVYAKIIIFYVIILLFKNVERSLEQLSWFGLMTVLPSMFYLPFFMRTVDGLPVKKVFQGILLLQFPIFTYLCYTLNQDDPSLIIIFILIALDIALINAESVIFDKSITLLLPKLDYPKAIVISRLANNISFFFSPLLATFFFQNFGLLSLWIIGLLIVLAYFYQLKILSSKNKVEFEKKQKETNISFFKKNKPRQNLLLIELLFFYAISFLWTNAATLIAFPFFIHSESVKTSGLLITISGLGVVINNIYVYFKNKKTDLLFWGRLSGFISGFMFLFLGLINPNFLFYFVIMFLGGFFCSWCYNLAQITTQRLISFNVQGAFFTLRATLNVIITTVFYLLTGYFIKLIFLPFLHQILSLFSISNLPINNFVAIATIFVICGVLIILGLSVLILINFRKYNKHQ from the coding sequence TTGAATACAATATCTAGTGATAACTGGAAAAAATATATTTGGCTATGGTTGCCTCATACAGCTTTAATAGTTTATGCCAAAATAATAATTTTTTATGTCATCATTTTGCTTTTTAAAAATGTAGAGAGAAGTTTAGAGCAATTATCTTGGTTTGGACTAATGACTGTTTTGCCAAGCATGTTTTACTTGCCGTTTTTTATGAGAACCGTCGACGGATTACCTGTAAAAAAAGTCTTTCAAGGTATTTTGCTACTACAATTTCCAATCTTCACTTACCTTTGCTATACCTTAAACCAAGACGATCCTTCGCTAATAATTATATTTATTCTTATTGCATTAGATATTGCGTTAATTAATGCTGAAAGTGTAATTTTTGATAAATCAATCACATTATTACTTCCAAAGTTAGATTATCCAAAAGCTATTGTTATTTCGAGATTAGCTAACAATATTTCATTTTTCTTTTCGCCACTTTTAGCAACTTTTTTCTTTCAAAATTTTGGTTTGTTATCTCTATGGATAATCGGCTTATTAATAGTTTTAGCTTATTTTTATCAATTAAAAATATTGTCTTCCAAAAATAAAGTGGAGTTTGAAAAAAAACAAAAAGAAACGAATATTTCGTTTTTTAAAAAAAATAAACCGCGACAAAACTTGCTTCTTATTGAATTATTATTTTTTTATGCCATTTCATTTTTATGGACTAACGCGGCAACCTTAATTGCCTTTCCGTTTTTTATCCATTCTGAATCTGTTAAGACATCTGGTCTACTAATCACAATTAGCGGTTTAGGTGTGGTAATAAACAATATTTATGTCTATTTTAAAAATAAAAAAACGGATCTACTATTTTGGGGGAGATTATCTGGTTTTATCAGCGGATTTATGTTTCTTTTTTTAGGATTAATAAATCCAAATTTCTTATTTTACTTTGTAATTATGTTTTTAGGCGGTTTTTTTTGCTCATGGTGCTACAATTTAGCACAAATAACAACTCAACGCCTTATAAGCTTTAACGTTCAAGGAGCTTTTTTTACACTAAGAGCTACACTTAATGTCATTATAACGACCGTTTTTTATCTACTAACAGGCTACTTTATAAAACTCATCTTCTTACCTTTTCTACACCAAATATTAAGCCTATTTTCTATTTCTAACCTGCCAATTAACAATTTTGTCGCTATTGCTACGATTTTTGTAATTTGCGGGGTTTTAATTATCTTAGGTTTATCAGTTTTAATATTAATTAATTTTAGAAAATATAATAAACATCAATAG